GCAGCCTTATTAATCCTTACTATCAGGGATGTCCAAAAGCACTGCAAATGAGGGAAGGGCAACATGACTCTAAGCCTGCAGCCccccaaaaacaaaccaaaaaacagGAAAGAACCTAATGCAGCCAAATGAAGGGTTCACAGCAGCTCTATCATCCACCTGGTAAAAATTTGTAAAAGTATGAACTGAAGACCAGGCAGTGGCTTTGCAAACTTGAGATACCAAAGCTTAATGACAGACAGCACCAACACTCCTAGTAGAATGAGTCGTAACCAGGAAAGGTGGAACCTTTCTTGCCAAACTGTAAATTTGAGAAATAAGCAGATGAACCAATGGAAGCTTTTAAATTGGCTCAAACGGAGATCCCATGGAGTCAATAGTGGCCTGACGGGAGGAGCAATATATGTGACACCTTGCACAAATACACGTACcaagaaatgagaaaaaaaaggccTCCAAAAACTGCCAAGACTGAAATCTGACCCTTGACTGTACATAAGGCCAACTGCATACCGTCCCCTGTTTGGAGAAGAGCCAAGAAATGGCCCATAACATACTTACGAGGATGAAATGTCCTTGCCTCACACCAAGCATTATAAGATTTCTAGGTCCTGGCTTTCAAAAGAGTATAAATAACAGAATCAGGGACTTCTCTATCTCTCaataaccaacaatgcactagcttaaccacttaaaggaacactaaaggtttgttttttattagatcaattgattgctgtaagctagagcatttaaatatcacttacctcttttttccttttgacctccaaaatacagtaatccaggtttgaaaatgccatttcctgtctctcctcttcttgctttccaccagcatctgagccgttttgcatggtggaaagcagaatgtgctcaccccctccctatgactacagccctgtgtgaagatgctctcttatccttcacaggcatggaggctaatgccgcgtacagacggtcattttttgtgatgaaataaaatgacatttttaaaaatgtcaattaaaatgatcgtgtgtgggcaaaatgtcattttatgtcttctgaaaaatgacaaaaaaaaaattcgaacatgctcgaattttttgtgtcgtttttcaaaatgtcattttttgtgtcaatgaaaatgaaagTGTGTgggaaaaacgacgtttttaaacccgcacatgcccagaagcaagttttgagacgggaggtaaaactaccattcataatggagtaagcacattcatcacgctgtaacagacaaaaaagcacgaatcatcttttactaacaagtaaccagctaaaagcagcctcaaggcgaatagaacttcccctttagagtgccgtcactttgttcatcatttttcaaaatgatggtgtgtatgctacatcgtttttgaaaatgaagtttcaaaaatgtcgtttttttttcatcacttcaaacgtcatttttttttcatcacaaaaaatgaccgtctgtatggggcattagcctaatgggaactgtagtttccattaggctgtgatgtagcaagaatgaatgcgcaccgcaaaccaggaagtcagtgagaataatgattcaggagtgctggaggtgaataaaacagctccatttcaacaggtatcaaactagttataatgcagaacattactttttactttatcagctactgtcagactttaatttaagaggaaaatatttttgtctttacaacccctttaagccccccggaccattatgcaggtaaaggaccgggcccatttttgcgattcggcactgcgacgctttaactgacaattgcgcagtcgtgcgatgtggctcccaaacaaaattggcatccttttttccccacaaatagagatttcttttggtggtatttgatcatttgatcattttttgcgctataaacaaaaacagagcgacaatttaaaaaaaaatgcaatattttttactttttgctataataaatatccccaaaaaagatataaaaaaatatgttttcctcagtttaggccgatacgtattctacatatttctggtaaaaaaaaatcgcaataagcgtttaacgattgctttgcgcaaaatttatagcgtttacaaaataggggataagtttatggcatttttattaatattttttatttactactaatggctgcgatcagtgatttttttcgagactgcgacattatggcggacacatcggacaattttgacacatttttgggaccaaatttcattttcacagcaaaaagtgctataaaaatgcattgtttactgtgaaaatgacaattgcagtttaggagttaaccattaggggcgctgtaggggttaagtgtgacctcatatgtgtttctaactgtaggggggcggggctggaagtgtgacgtcattgatcgcctttccctatatcagagaacagacgatcagtgacattgccactgtgaagaacggggagaggtgagttcttcagctccggtgaccgatcgcgggacccggCAGCGaacgggtctgcgggtcccgcggccacggagctttggaccgccGTGGCGcgcgaccccgcggctgggcacttaaaggggacgtacaggtacgtgcctgtgcccagccgtgccattctgccgacgtaaatgtgcaggagacggtccttaagtggttaaaggaacctatttagaaaataaaaaacaaacctttacaacccctttaaagccagcAACCGTAAAGAAGGATGTGAGATCAGACAATGGAACAAGAGGTTGAGATGATTTTAAAGGACACAAGGGATCGTGGGAACTGGTCCCATGGTGCCACCAAAGTATCCACTGTGAACATCTGGGGATCCCTGGTCTTAGAGACAAACCTGTCCAGTTTTGCACTGATAGGAAAATAAAACTGCGCTGTATTCTATAACCCTAAACATGGTCCTCAGCTCTAATGTGAGATATACACAAAAGATATAGCAATGAAAAATAGGAGCTGCACTCTAAAAAACAAATCAAATAAAgtgaacattttttaaaattgcaTACGGACAGAGCAGACAGAGTGGGAATACAAATCTCCACCCAGGACAGGATGAGATTCAGTTCCTCCTGAGCTGCCTAACTTTTTGTTTCTCCTTGATGATTTATGAATGCCATGGCCATGGTGTTGTTGGACGTAAACATTGCTGGGAGACCCTAGAGCTGTTTCGCCCAATGTAGGAGTACAAGGCCTGTAAcgatcaggggttaacgccgtttatgatattccattccaccaacccacaacAGCTTCTCGACACTCCACAattcagcagacaggacccataggAATTCCCCAGaaaaacgagacacagctctgttctctggttccaaacgaatagatctttaatggtaaactcagactTTTTGCTCTTCGCGAACAGCCCGGGCCTAGTGCACCATGGGACGTGTAATCAGGGGACAGAGAAAAGCTGCTGGGTCTGTTTTCAGAGCCCATGTAAAGCACAGGAAAGAACCTGCTAAGCTCAGGGCTGTCGACTTCGCAGAAAGGCATGGCTACATCAAGGGTATTGTGAAAGACATTATCCACGATCCTGGCCGTGGTGCTCCACTTGCTAAAGTTGCCTTCCGTGACCCTTATAGGTTCAAAAAGAGGACTGAACTTTTCATTGCGGCTGAGGGTATCCATACCGGTCAATTTGTGTACTGTGGCAAGAAAGCTCAGCTAAACATCGGTAATGTCCTTCCTGTTGGAACCATGCCCGAAGGAACTATTGTTTGTTGTGTAGAGGAGAAGCCAGGTGATCGTGGCAAGTTGGCTCGTGTATCTGGCAACTATGCTACAGTCATCTCCCACAATCCTGAAACAAAGAAGACCAGAGTAAAGCTTCCCTCTGGCTCCAAGAAAGTTATCTTTTCTGCAAACAGAGCAGTTGTTGAAGTGGTTGCTGGTGGTGGACGTATTGAAAAGCCCATCCTGAAGGCAGGTCTTGCCTACCACAAATATAAGGCTAAGAGAAACTGCTGGCCACGTGTATGTGGTGTGGCTATGAATCCTGTAGAACATCCCTTCGGTGGTGGTAACCATCAGCACATTGGCAAACCTTCAACTATCAGGAGAGATGCTCCAGCTGGTCGCAAAGTCGGTCTTATTGCTGCTCGTCGTACTGGACATCTGCACGGCACAAAGACTGTGCAAGGAAAGGAGAACTAAAAATATTTCCTGCATAATTTACATAAtaaacttctaaaaaaaaaaacaaaaacaaaaactcaggcttcttatatacagtcagtaataaaataacaatggcttaaatccacccacaacatgacacaaggaactcaatacacattttttgtcagactttctggcacctcAATACAAtagacattcctttagtaaacataagtcagacatctgaccttttagattGTGCTAATTCACATTCCACATGTATCATCAATAGaattttcacacaatacagtgttaattagcatcacacaatgaaaaggtctttagaagccaggtTAAGGCTCGTTTACATGACAGtggcagacttaattacccccttaacagcctgtgttcccacatgaatgaatcactctcctattgacctgttgggttcaaaattaaccacctgtaatatttaaagatatcctgcaatacattgtgaattaaatATTGATAAGAAACAACATCTCCTGTGGACGCAAATGTTGTTGAATTGACCTGTACTTGTATTATGGTATATAGAAGTGATAACACAGCTGTTTGATTAGTGGCATTTGTTTTACTCACCGTTCTGAAATCTTTCTCAATCAACATTTTTAGATTGTTTTCCTTCATGTTAGCAAGAACGTTTCTGACCGTTGCCCGCGCATGTCTTATAGTATGATAGCGAATGATGAGGTCAACCATATCTTCCACAGATTTATCTTTAACATGTCTTGTCTGAATTTTTCCTCCTTTAAGAGGTGGCTTTATTAAACAAAGACATTCCTTAAATTTTGCTATACCGGCTTCTCCCAGTGTTTTCAAATGAGTTGCTAGAATGTCTCTTGTTTCCTTTTCCACACTGGTGTTGGGCAGAGATTTTTCTGTCTGAGAATGTTCTGGAACAGACACATAGTTGTAAGAATCTCAACATATACAGCACATGAAAGGGTCACCCAACCTAAACTATTATTTTAATGTGGAAGATTGAACCTCCTCCTCCATTTACACACTTGAAACCACAGCAGGTGGGATTAGATTAGCGCTGAATCTTCTATCCATAACCAATGAATATGATTGGGTAGACAGACCCTTTAAAAGTATTCAATAAAGGACAATAAATCTGCTATTAACAGTAAAATCTGAATTACAAAAGTTGCACATATTGAGACTAATTACACTATAGGGGAGCTTCTTATCGTATCAGTCCACTTTGAAAAttatgagctagattcacaaacactttacgtcggcgtatctattgatacgccacgtaagttgaaagatgcgccgtcatatctatgcgcgtTATTCAGGGAACTAGATACTCCTGAAATtcctgcttcatccgaccgatgtaagtcttagtacgccgtcgtatcttgggtgcatatttaggggcgcttccgtagatttacgcgtagaatatgtaaatgagctagatacactgattcgcgaacgtacttgcgcccgctacgccgtttacgcagccaatgttaaggtatggacgtcggaacagccatcgaattttacgttgtttacgtaagtgttacgtgaatggggctgtgcgtaggttacgttcacgtcgaaagcattgagccaacgtttcttagggagtatgagcgacctgattctgagcatgcgcgcgcatgcgccgtacgaaaggccattcatttacatggggtcatggctaatttaaatgaaattttgaattaggcgggcttacgctggcctatttacactacgccggcgcaagatctttcagaatactgttctgggctccctgttttagagaagaggaggggtttgggactttaaatgaggtatacATGAGAGAACTCAAAGATAAGACAGTGTAATATGGATGCGTTTATTTGTCTAAAACACATAGCAGAGCATGCGATTTTGAATGTATACATAATAGTAAAcataggttaggatgaaggaaaaaagctgggacagccgcactccaaaaaaaactcctcctttaattaaaaatcacaaaatacatgccacagcaaaaaacagcacaacaaaagaaaagctgacgtttcgcactatgccttagtgcttcttcatagctaagATAATAGTTAATAAGATAATAGTAAACATACATGacagagcatataaaaaaaaagcatgatgcaAAAACCATAAACATTGTGTAACAACTTGTAcattgcattatttaaaaatatagaatcattaaaccccaaactgttcccacaaagttgggagcatgtcattttccaaaatgtcttggtatgctgacgccttaaaagtttccttcactggaactaagaggccaaacccaacccttgaaaaacaaccccacaccataatccccctccaccaaatgatttgaaccagtgtacagtggggatcgaaagtttgggcaccccaggtaaaaatttgtattaatgtgcataacgaagccaaggaaagatggaaaaatctccaaaaggcatcaaattacagattagacattcttataatatgtcaaaaaaagttagattttatttccatcatttacactttcaaaattacagaaaacaaaaaaatggcgtctgaaaaagtttgggcaccctgcagaatttatagcatgcaccgccccctttgcaaagctgagacctgccagtgtcatggattgttctcaatcatcgtctgggaagacccggtgatgtcaatctcaaaggttttaaatgcccagactcatctgaccttgccccaccaatcagcaccatgggttcttctaagcagttgtctagaaaactgaaagtgaaaatagttgacgctcacaaagctggagaaggctataagaagatagcaaagcgttttcagatgtcaatatcctctgttcggaatgtaattaagaaatgtcagtcatcaggaacagtggaagttaaagcaaaatCTGGAAGATCAATATACCTGATAGTGAAAATGGAAACTAATCTAAACtagaaaaaaatttacttttggcGGCACAGTGGGCACACgggtaataaatgtaaaaaaaactatcgatatttattatagaaatctATAGAAAGTTTTTAAACTTCATAGTACAGTAATCATCAGCATGGGAATATACCTGATAGTGTTCTGTAGGGTACCGTGCTCCAGGTAGAGGGCTATATCAGTTAAGGATGTCCTGTCCATGTAAATCTCATGTACTCAGCAGAGTGTGATACTTCTGCTTATCATTTCCCTGGCAGGCTAAATAtttctctaatgccacgtacacacgattggttcgtccgattaaaacggaccgatggattttttcatcagatatctgatgaagctgactttcatcagtcttgcctaaacaccatcagttaaaaatccgatcgtatcCAAcgtgatgacgtaaaacacaactacgtgctgagaaaaatgaagttcaatttttccgagcatgcgtcgacttgattctgagcatgcgtggatttttgactgatggatttccccacagacgatcgttttttctatcgtttttttaaccatacgaaaattttaaaacgggttctattttttttcaccgataggaaaaaaaactgatggggcccacacacgatcggtttgcccTGGGTCTAATATGTAGTGATGGAGTTAAGAACATGACTTACCTTTGGAAGCTTGGGAAGGAGCTACTCCCAATTGCTTGTTGGGAGCTGTATGGGATTGGGATATGTTGCTTGTAATGGCGCTGCTTTGTATCGAAATGACTTGTGGTTGTGTTTCTGCAGAGAACATAAAAGAGGGATGTAGTGACTGAACTAAAGAACATCACACCAATTTTAAATTTTAGAACAAGAATAGGGGGCATTTTTCCAAGGGGAACATTGTCAGAATGGCCAAAGCCCCTCCCATTTCTCTGATCCTAGTGAGCGATCAGCCAGACTCTTCTCATATGGCTGGAAGTGCTTGTTCCAGACATTATAGGTGGGAGGAGATAAGAAGTTTCTATCCATAACTCATGAACACACTTGGACTAATAGATTCTCTAATGGTATTTGAATATGGAATCTGCATTACAAGAGTTTTTACAAAAAGTGaggctacttaaagcgggggttcaccctataaaaaaaaatatatataatttttttcttctagcggggaatgggcgttcctatccagagggaaggtgattgacggccggctctggcacgtcacgcttctccggaaatagccgaaataggacttggctcttcacggcgcctgcgcatagtctgtgcgcaggcgccgtatagcgccgtgaagagccgagacctactccggctgtcttcggggagcgtgacgtgccagagccggccgtcaaggagtcggaatcttcaatatacgattgcacggtgagtacggggctaaaaaaataaatacaggcatactgtagctcgcgctgctatgccgaattttatgctaaaatgttgttatggagggtgaaccaccgctttaatgaacACTACAGTGGAGACTTTTCCTGTatctgtctttatttaaaaatgtattgtttcagaaaaaaaagcagTTGTTTGATATTGAGAATTGCTTTCCTTTTGTTGTAAATCACTCTAAAAGGCTTACCATACCAATATTATGGGAAAGAGAAGTAAAGCCATGGTAAGGATAATTAtaaatacactgggccagattcacgtagatcagcggatctttagatccgctcgatctacctgatttaagatccgctcccgcaagtttgcgaggcaagtgggtaattcacaaaccacttacctccaaacttgcggcggaggaTCGTAAAAccgccggcggaattcaaattccgcggctagggggagtgtactatttaaatcaggcgcgttcccgcgccgatttaaatgcgcatgcgccgtccgcgaaatttcccggcgtgcattgctcccactgacgtcgctaggacgtcagtggtttcgacgcttacgtaaacgacgtccatccgtattcgagaacgattacgccaaaaaattcaaatttgacgcgggaacgccgggtatacttaacattggctgcgcctcatagaagcaggggtaagtatatgccgggaaagccgctacggaaacgtcgtaagaacactgcgtcgggtccgcgtacgttcgtgaatttgcgtatctcgctgatttacatattattctacgtaaatcagcgggaacgcccccggcgccattttcaaattgaaaataagatccgacagtgtaacacagtgtaacactgtcagatcttagccatatctatgcgtaactgattctatgaatcagacgcatagataggaccagtttaagtcagagatacgacggtgtatcaggagatacaccatcgtatctctttgtgaatctggcccaaagccttTTAATGCAGTGACAGCCATACTATTATTAATAGAGACATATATGGGTTACCTGGGATTATTCAACCAGGGAAAAGTTGTTCAGCATTGCAGTGAAGCCTGGACATACAGCTAAGACAGCTGATTGGGGGAAATGcacacacccccctctcctcataggtagagacttttaGCTCTGTTTGTTGAATCCTTCAGGGTTCtgttaatctatttatagcattttccccaacacaaaactcaggcggcttttatctcatgtgtccgaaaatttgtcagaagttctcaggctgataacagaagaatagAACAGAAGAAAGCCatgggacatagtgctttgaagagagataagaaaacactgcagatatatgtgcccagctcaaatttcatgaatcgggtttacaatTCACTTTAATGTGTGTCAGGTAGAGGACAAGTTGATCTAAGGATATCCTGTCAGTAGATCACATGTATTCAGCAGAATGTGATACTTGTGCTCATCATATCCCGGGCAGGCCGCTAATTTCTCTCAGTGTGTACCTAGAAGAGTGCTTAGTTGTTATAAGTGAACAGAGTTGTGTGGTTTCAAATTACAATTGTTTCCTTTATTGGAATATATATTGCCCTGAAAACTATAGAAAGTGAAGATCAATGTGTGTACAGCCCCTGGGTGTGATGTGCAGTGGTGGAGTGTAGAACATGACTTACCTTTAAATGCATTGGAAGGAGCTACTCCCAATTGCTTGCTGGGAGCTGTAAGAGGTATGTTGCTTGTAATGTTGCTTTGTATCGGGTTTACTTGTGGTTCTGGTTCTGCAGGAAAAGGGAATGAAGTTATTGAACAAAAGAATATCACACCAGCTCTCTTTCTTAAATTTTAGAGCCATTTCCAGATCAAGAATAGAGGGGCATTTTCCCAAAGTGGCAATGCCAAAGGTGCCAAAGCCCCTCCCATTTCTGAAACCCCACTGAGCCATAAGCCAGACTCTTCTCATATGGCTGGGGGCTAGAAGAGCTATTTCCTGACACTGTGGGTTGGAGGATATAAGAATTCAATCTTCTATCCATAACTCATGAATGCAATTGGAAATGCAGATACTTTAATAGTAtttgaattttgaaaaatatgcattacaatagtttattttttcaaaaatttagGTTAATTTATGAACACTACAGGGGAGATTTCTCCTGTATCGGTATTTCTTGAAAACATTTGTTTCAGCAAAAACAAGTAATATTATTGGTTGATATTGGGAACGGCTCCACATTTGTGTTgcaccctcctagataggttGCCAGTATATTTGGTAAATGTTGTGCCAGGGATCAAGCTTTAGATGCCAAACCTACAAACACTGGGCTAGAGAAAGAAGTGCCAGTGGACCCACCTGTCACTGCTGTAACAGAGAAGTCACAAGGTGATTCACATGATGCCCCAACAGGTAAGCAGATGGGGAGAGCAGTGGGGAGGAATCAGATCCTGGGTCACCCAAGTTTGACAAGAGCAGTTTATTTGAGGAAGAAGAGATGGGTCAATGGAATGATGCTGAATCTTTCCAATCTGAGTGGCCTTGGGGGGATCCTAAAGACAATAGAGAGTTTAGGTAAGCACCTTCACCCTGACCTGCAGAACGAAAGAGAGAATGCAGCCCAAATAACAAAGTGCAGAGAGACTGTGCATTTATGTGACATATAAAGAGTGCAGACTGGACTTTCTCCCTTCACTCACTCATGTAGAGTGGTTCCGATGCTCAGCAAGTCCCTAAAACTGTACTTAGTGTGCTCAGAAtgtggggggcccttcatggtttcttgcacgggGGCCCTGAAGATTCTAGTTGTGTCCATGGCTCATTGTGCTCCGCATAACCCCAACAGAAGATCTTCAGATACCACATATGTACCTAGAAGTATCCCCAGTGAGTTTTATCACAAATGTGGCAGATGTGTTTTATGTAGAACATGACTTACCTTTAAATGCATTGGAAGGAGCTACTCCCAATTGCTTGCTGGGAGATGTAAGAGATATGTTGCTTGCAATGTTGCTTTGTATTGGGTTTACTTGTGGTTCTGGTTCTGCAGGGAAAAGAAAAAGGGCATGAAGTAATTGAACAAATGAATATCACACCAGCTCTCTCTTTATTAAATTTCAGAGCTGTTTCCAGATCAAGAATAGAGGGGCATTTTCCCAAAAGGGGCATTGCCAAATGTGCCTAAGTCCCTTCCATTTATGCAACCCTACTGAGCTATAAGCCAGACTCTTCTCATATGGCTGGGGGCTGGAAGTGCTATTTTCTGACACTGTGGGTTGGAGGTagagatgagctgaacaccccccggttcgattcgcaccagaacatgcgaacagacaaaaaaatTGTGCGGACATGCGAACAcccttaaagtctatgggacacaaacgtgaaaaattaagtgttaattttaaaggtttatatgcaagttattgccataaaaagtgtatgggaacccgggtcctgccccaggggacatggatcaatgcatttttttttctaggagcagtgattttaataatgcttaaagtgaatcaataaaaattaaatattcctttacatattGTGCCTAGGCGTCCCCTTAAAATGCCTGTAAAGTATCACATCTTTCCTATGTTTATAACAGTACTGCagtaaaattacatttctaaaggaaaacatgtcatttaaaattacttGCGGCTGTAGTGTATTGTCCGTATAACCGTACgatgccacatgccctcaacatagggagggtgctttgggattcccccaaagcaccttgtccccatgttgatggagacaaggcctcatccccacaacccttgcctggtggttgtgggggtctgcgggtggtgggcttatcggaatctggaagccccctttaacaagcgtgcccccagatcctgcccccccatgtgaatgggtatcgagtatattgtacccctactcattcaccaaaaaagtgtaaaaaaaaaagtaaaaacgacagTATTTGATAATTCCTTTTTTACATTACATGATGTCGGAAGGGTTGGGGTCACCCGATtacgtcaccgggtggccccgcccttgcctatataacagctgtcaccacAAAAAGACAGCAGTCGGTGGGAAACAGATCCTGGGTCAACCAAGTTTGACAGGAGCAGTTTATTTGAGGAAGAAGAGATTGGTCAATGGAATGAGGCTGAATCTTTCCAATGCAAGTAGCCTTGGGGGGATCCTAATGACAGTAGAGAGCTTGAGAAAGCACCCTCACTTGTCCCTGACCTGCAGGAAGAAAAACAGTATGCAGCCCAAGTAATGGAAAGTGCAgagagactgtgggccagattcagatacaagatacgacggcgtatctcctgatacgccgtcgtatctctgagtgtaggaggtcgtatctatgcacctgattcagagaatcagttacgcatagattcccctaagatccgacaggtgtaagtgtcttataccgtcgtatcttaggctgcattttcaggcttgccgctaggtggtgcttccgtatgtttacgcgaggaatatgctaattaggtagatacgacgattcagaaacgtacgtcccgctggcgcatttttttacgccgtttgcgttaggcttttttcggcgtatagttacccctgctatatgagacgtagctaatgttaagtatggccgtcgttcccgcgccgagtttggaaatgtttacgttgtttcgcgaatacggctttacgtcatttacgttcacgtcgaatccaatacgtccttgcggcttaatttggagcaatgcaccctgggatattttacagacggcccATGCGTCGTTCCAAAaatacgtaaaaaacgcggggtcaagtacaacttaaataaaacacgcccccaacatccccatttgaattaggcgtccttacgccgcaacacatacgttacaccgccgtaactaagggcg
The Rana temporaria chromosome 6, aRanTem1.1, whole genome shotgun sequence DNA segment above includes these coding regions:
- the LOC120943021 gene encoding 60S ribosomal protein L8-like — its product is MGRVIRGQRKAAGSVFRAHVKHRKEPAKLRAVDFAERHGYIKGIVKDIIHDPGRGAPLAKVAFRDPYRFKKRTELFIAAEGIHTGQFVYCGKKAQLNIGNVLPVGTMPEGTIVCCVEEKPGDRGKLARVSGNYATVISHNPETKKTRVKLPSGSKKVIFSANRAVVEVVAGGGRIEKPILKAGLAYHKYKAKRNCWPRVCGVAMNPVEHPFGGGNHQHIGKPSTIRRDAPAGRKVGLIAARRTGHLHGTKTVQGKEN